From Paenibacillus sp. V4I7, one genomic window encodes:
- a CDS encoding MMPL family transporter, protein MHVRETAVKGKFWRWGYAMHRFRWLVLVIGVLLFLSFAIFAQKAPGMLKDNGFTPKGSESDRGLIQLRDELGVPLTMLNLVYTGDGLNMTDKVHQEAIMDSLNELTKLPYVESVKFVATPRNEGHLDVMAVTVSLNLDTDPALEKYPELKEHVHPPNGMNVYVTGGPAILHDMQEASKHDIAKSEAIGLPIALIVLLIVFGTLVAALLPMIVGLMSVTLTLGITYFIAQHQSLSNFLPNMVTMLGLAVGIDYALFLVSRFREELKVQKNVAEAVAMTCQTAGKSIFFSGIAVLIGLLGMLFVDLTFFRSLCLGGVIVVSISVIVANTMLLSLLGILGERINSLQVVPKRFRKQETSRFWERIAYAVIKRPVLLVVIVGGALIYTMTPIGNMKLNVPNAEVLPPSYESRYGSELLKAAYDPRMMGPIQIVIHTQGEVWEEASIRRIRFYSEQVKGVSGVKEVQSFISTLGQHSDDELAAMLRDSSVKAQIEGNKFAKGHTALMVVVPEKDTDDPATDGLVRKLRSLSKDGLDIAVTGGPAYRLDIIDRIQNEIPEVLTFVMGITYIVLLLAFRSVLLPLKAVLMNMLSLGASLGVVVLVFQHGYMADLLHITSIGYVSATLPVIIFCVVFGISMDYEVFLISRIMEEYEASGDNDKSTAEGLKKTGSLITSAAFILVVVVGSFIFTDIEIMKALGLGLGLAVLIDATIVRVMLVPALMKLLGDANWWAPKWLRMSTQSKAEKQ, encoded by the coding sequence ATGCATGTGAGAGAAACAGCTGTGAAAGGGAAGTTTTGGAGATGGGGATATGCCATGCATCGTTTCCGATGGCTCGTACTAGTTATTGGCGTGCTTCTGTTTCTCAGCTTTGCTATATTTGCACAGAAAGCACCAGGTATGCTCAAAGACAACGGCTTTACGCCTAAAGGTAGTGAATCCGATCGTGGCCTAATTCAACTGCGGGATGAGCTTGGTGTCCCGCTTACGATGTTGAACCTGGTTTATACGGGGGATGGGCTCAACATGACGGACAAAGTCCATCAAGAAGCCATTATGGATTCGCTGAACGAACTTACGAAGCTGCCGTATGTAGAAAGTGTGAAATTCGTAGCGACACCTCGTAACGAAGGTCACCTAGATGTGATGGCAGTAACCGTATCGCTAAATCTAGATACCGACCCTGCTCTGGAGAAATATCCAGAGCTTAAGGAACACGTGCATCCGCCAAATGGTATGAATGTATATGTGACTGGCGGACCTGCTATTTTGCATGATATGCAGGAAGCGAGTAAGCACGATATTGCCAAATCAGAAGCGATTGGTCTACCGATTGCGCTGATTGTATTATTAATCGTGTTTGGCACGCTAGTCGCGGCGCTATTACCTATGATTGTTGGGCTTATGAGCGTTACCCTTACGTTAGGGATCACCTATTTTATCGCACAGCACCAATCTTTATCGAACTTTCTTCCGAATATGGTGACGATGCTCGGTCTTGCCGTAGGAATTGATTATGCTTTGTTTCTTGTCAGTCGCTTTCGGGAGGAACTCAAGGTACAGAAGAATGTGGCTGAAGCTGTGGCAATGACTTGTCAGACGGCTGGGAAATCGATCTTTTTTTCCGGTATAGCGGTGCTGATTGGGCTGCTTGGCATGCTGTTCGTAGATCTCACTTTTTTCCGCTCCTTGTGTTTGGGCGGCGTAATTGTCGTATCGATATCTGTTATAGTCGCGAATACGATGCTGCTGTCGCTTCTCGGTATACTTGGTGAACGGATTAACTCTTTGCAGGTTGTTCCTAAACGCTTTCGCAAGCAAGAAACGTCCCGCTTTTGGGAACGAATCGCTTATGCTGTGATAAAACGGCCCGTTCTATTGGTTGTTATCGTCGGCGGTGCTCTAATCTACACCATGACCCCGATAGGGAATATGAAGTTAAATGTACCGAACGCTGAGGTGCTGCCTCCCAGCTACGAATCCCGATATGGCTCGGAATTATTGAAGGCGGCCTATGATCCGCGTATGATGGGACCCATCCAAATTGTTATTCATACACAAGGAGAAGTATGGGAAGAGGCATCGATTCGTCGAATTCGGTTTTATAGTGAACAGGTTAAAGGGGTATCTGGTGTAAAGGAAGTGCAGAGTTTTATCAGTACACTAGGTCAACATTCGGATGATGAATTAGCAGCTATGCTAAGGGATTCAAGCGTCAAAGCACAAATAGAAGGCAATAAATTTGCAAAAGGACACACAGCTCTGATGGTTGTAGTGCCTGAGAAAGATACCGATGATCCAGCGACGGATGGTCTTGTCCGAAAACTTCGCAGCTTAAGTAAGGACGGACTTGATATTGCAGTCACAGGCGGACCGGCCTATAGGCTGGATATTATAGATCGCATTCAGAATGAAATTCCTGAAGTATTAACCTTTGTGATGGGGATTACCTACATCGTACTATTGCTTGCCTTTAGGTCCGTTTTGCTTCCGCTCAAGGCTGTATTAATGAACATGCTGAGTCTTGGCGCGAGTCTCGGTGTTGTTGTTTTAGTGTTCCAGCATGGCTACATGGCGGATTTACTGCACATAACGTCCATTGGTTACGTCAGTGCAACACTGCCAGTTATCATTTTTTGTGTAGTGTTTGGCATATCCATGGATTATGAAGTATTCCTGATTTCTCGCATTATGGAGGAGTATGAAGCAAGCGGTGACAATGATAAGAGTACGGCTGAAGGGCTTAAGAAAACGGGAAGCTTAATAACAAGCGCTGCTTTTATTTTAGTTGTCGTTGTAGGATCATTTATTTTTACAGATATCGAAATCATGAAGGCGTTGGGGCTCGGTTTAGGTCTCGCTGTTCTGATCGATGCGACCATAGTTCGAGTGATGCTCGTTCCGGCACTCATGAAACTGCTTGGGGATGCGAACTGGTGGGCACCTAAGTGGCTGCGAATGAGTACGCAGTCGAAAGCAGAGAAGCAGTAG
- a CDS encoding undecaprenyl-diphosphate phosphatase: MHTIFEAIIIGIVEGLTEFLPVSSTGHMILAQSLLNTKNDEVMQTFNFFIQLGAILAVVLIYWKRILSLFGLVKRKSESRAGNKLNLLHILIGILPAGIIGIMFNDIVDEKLFNATTVLIGLVLGGILLIIAEKKKEKPSVEVLDDLTYRQAFFIGLWQLVSIWPGFSRSGSTIAGGMLSGVSRAASADFTFIMAIPIMFGASGVYILKNYDALSLNDLPFFAVGFVVAFIVALLAVFSFIKFVQNMKLTYFAYYRFALAIIFALYMYLK; the protein is encoded by the coding sequence ATGCATACTATTTTTGAAGCGATCATCATAGGGATCGTAGAGGGATTGACTGAGTTTTTACCGGTTTCTTCTACAGGGCATATGATTCTAGCACAAAGCCTATTAAACACCAAAAATGATGAAGTGATGCAAACTTTTAATTTTTTCATCCAACTAGGTGCTATTCTGGCCGTCGTGCTCATTTATTGGAAACGGATTTTATCCTTATTCGGATTAGTTAAAAGGAAAAGCGAGAGTAGAGCTGGGAATAAACTGAATTTACTGCACATTCTCATCGGTATCCTACCAGCAGGGATTATCGGCATCATGTTTAATGATATCGTCGATGAGAAGCTTTTTAACGCAACAACGGTATTGATCGGGCTTGTCCTTGGGGGCATCTTGTTGATCATCGCGGAGAAGAAGAAGGAAAAGCCAAGTGTTGAGGTTTTGGATGATTTAACGTATCGTCAAGCATTCTTTATCGGTTTGTGGCAATTGGTTTCCATTTGGCCTGGGTTCTCTCGGTCTGGATCGACGATTGCCGGTGGGATGCTCTCCGGCGTAAGCCGAGCCGCTTCTGCAGACTTCACCTTCATTATGGCGATTCCCATTATGTTTGGAGCTTCTGGCGTATATATTCTCAAAAACTACGACGCACTCTCCTTGAATGATCTACCCTTTTTCGCAGTAGGCTTTGTCGTTGCATTTATCGTAGCGTTGTTGGCTGTCTTCTCTTTCATCAAGTTTGTTCAAAATATGAAATTAACGTATTTTGCTTACTACCGGTTTGCATTAGCCATCATTTTCGCTCTTTATATGTACTTAAAGTAA
- a CDS encoding DUF350 domain-containing protein: MIVLDIVISLFVIVLLQFAGMYVFSLMTPYRDMEEINNGNVAVGITMGGKFIATAIVLGIAAYTNSSIWHMSLWFAVGYVCLLATYWIFDWLTPGVKLSDQLKQGNVAVGTLLAAVYIGIAIAVSSLII, from the coding sequence ATGATAGTTTTGGATATAGTAATTAGTTTATTTGTGATTGTCCTGCTGCAATTCGCAGGTATGTACGTGTTTAGTTTAATGACGCCCTACCGCGATATGGAGGAAATAAACAATGGCAATGTAGCCGTCGGCATCACCATGGGTGGTAAATTTATAGCTACAGCGATTGTATTAGGCATTGCGGCTTACACGAATTCTTCGATCTGGCATATGAGCCTATGGTTCGCGGTAGGGTATGTATGTTTGCTTGCTACGTATTGGATCTTTGATTGGCTTACACCAGGTGTGAAGCTATCTGATCAACTAAAGCAAGGGAATGTAGCGGTTGGCACGCTGCTAGCTGCCGTCTATATTGGAATCGCAATTGCAGTCAGCAGTCTTATTATTTAA
- a CDS encoding molybdenum cofactor biosynthesis protein MoaE, with translation MNIHIQLFAGLVDLFGTSILIIDIEQESISIEQLKKQITAAYPAASSQLATCFFAKNQAYAGDQEIVTAADEIALIPPVSGGQPSKYEITHDTIDPSKVASKVNHPNHGASLAFIGTTREMTYGQRTVLLEYEAYIPMALKTMETIGEEIENQWPGTLCAITHRLGKVAIAEASVVIAVSSPHRVHCYEASRYAIERLKQIVPIWKKEIWEDGSEWKGSQTGPWNPLQTPQFE, from the coding sequence GTGAACATACACATCCAACTCTTTGCAGGTTTGGTAGACCTATTCGGGACTTCCATCCTAATTATAGATATCGAACAAGAATCTATTTCTATTGAGCAGCTCAAAAAGCAGATCACAGCAGCCTATCCGGCAGCTTCCTCTCAACTTGCGACCTGTTTTTTTGCTAAAAATCAAGCTTATGCCGGAGATCAGGAAATCGTCACAGCTGCCGATGAAATTGCACTGATTCCCCCTGTGTCAGGCGGTCAACCATCTAAGTATGAAATCACCCACGATACGATTGATCCATCCAAGGTAGCTTCTAAAGTCAACCACCCCAATCACGGCGCTTCGCTTGCTTTCATAGGGACAACAAGAGAGATGACCTATGGGCAGCGGACCGTCCTTTTGGAGTATGAAGCCTACATCCCGATGGCACTCAAAACCATGGAAACCATCGGTGAAGAGATAGAAAATCAGTGGCCAGGCACGCTTTGTGCAATTACTCACCGTTTGGGCAAGGTCGCTATTGCCGAAGCTAGCGTCGTTATTGCCGTTTCATCCCCGCATCGCGTCCATTGCTATGAAGCGAGTCGGTATGCGATTGAACGCCTAAAACAAATCGTACCCATTTGGAAAAAAGAGATATGGGAAGATGGCTCGGAGTGGAAAGGCAGCCAAACAGGTCCCTGGAACCCGCTCCAAACGCCACAATTCGAATAA
- a CDS encoding HD-GYP domain-containing protein, which translates to MRIHVLQLIVGDKLISDSYNMVGLHLLSSGTVVDSGDILMLNRHNVEYVDIHPRGNEAVNEFEEPTVRQANSKQLHSFNDAITGIKDIFAAVQNGESIHIELIESAFNPMIEGFQEEKDVVSLLLSLNSNDDYTYQHSVQVGMLSYFIAKWMNKSEKEALHIGKAGYLHDIGKSKIHSDILHKPAKLTNDEYNEIQKHTIYGYEIIKKSLNDNPLALVALEHHERMDGTGYPLRKKSTEIHSYSLIISVADVYSAMICNRVYQQKRDLLIVLKELYRMSFGQLDPKITQVFIRNMIPNFIGKKVLLSDGRVGTIVMINPTDFFRPLININNQFLDLSQLGDVEITKIAI; encoded by the coding sequence ATGCGTATACATGTGCTTCAACTTATTGTGGGTGATAAGCTTATTTCTGATTCCTATAATATGGTAGGACTTCATCTTCTTTCATCAGGCACTGTCGTTGATAGCGGAGATATTTTGATGCTCAATCGCCACAATGTAGAATATGTCGATATACACCCTAGAGGGAATGAAGCCGTTAATGAGTTTGAAGAGCCTACAGTCCGACAAGCAAATAGCAAGCAATTACACTCTTTTAACGATGCAATCACCGGTATAAAAGATATATTTGCTGCCGTACAAAACGGAGAATCTATTCATATTGAACTTATAGAATCCGCTTTCAATCCGATGATAGAAGGCTTTCAGGAGGAGAAAGACGTTGTTTCGTTACTGCTTTCTTTGAACAGCAATGATGATTATACGTACCAACACAGTGTGCAAGTAGGTATGTTATCCTACTTTATTGCTAAGTGGATGAATAAAAGTGAGAAAGAAGCCCTTCATATTGGAAAGGCAGGCTATCTACACGATATCGGCAAAAGTAAAATCCATTCAGACATTCTACATAAACCCGCAAAGCTAACCAACGATGAGTACAATGAAATTCAGAAACATACGATATATGGCTATGAAATCATCAAAAAATCCTTAAATGACAATCCCCTTGCTCTCGTTGCTCTAGAGCACCATGAACGTATGGATGGTACAGGCTATCCTTTACGCAAAAAGAGTACAGAAATCCATTCATACTCGCTTATAATTTCGGTTGCAGACGTTTACAGTGCTATGATCTGCAACCGGGTTTACCAGCAAAAACGTGATCTACTGATCGTTCTGAAGGAACTGTACCGCATGAGTTTTGGCCAGCTTGATCCAAAAATAACTCAAGTATTTATCCGCAACATGATTCCTAATTTTATCGGTAAGAAAGTATTACTAAGTGACGGACGCGTCGGTACGATCGTCATGATAAATCCAACTGATTTCTTCCGACCGCTCATTAACATTAATAATCAATTCTTGGATCTATCACAACTTGGCGACGTAGAAATAACGAAAATCGCCATCTAA
- a CDS encoding signal peptide protein: MKKGRFWLMAAGFVVCILIIWAISSALHKKPSVLSKTTVGSPPITSSMSGEVPWDYQVQQVKVGDLLDGDMVLLPNNERISNDQNFATGDQVWVLSYMQATMKTDDQGKNDVTLSQWKPIKTFKTKEEAEKDLAELKIEIKTDVKLVGVYKTEQDGKFRYFAVADLPTGQKVKQPIPEERYISFKNKKEVQVILEEVHDYSNFDQAMAKFRGWAE; encoded by the coding sequence TTGAAAAAAGGACGATTTTGGCTAATGGCAGCGGGCTTCGTTGTATGCATCCTAATCATTTGGGCCATTAGCAGTGCACTTCATAAGAAACCATCCGTTTTGAGTAAGACTACAGTTGGAAGTCCCCCAATCACAAGTAGTATGAGTGGTGAAGTACCGTGGGATTATCAAGTACAGCAGGTAAAAGTCGGGGATTTATTGGATGGGGATATGGTCCTGCTGCCGAATAATGAACGGATTTCGAACGATCAGAATTTTGCTACAGGGGACCAAGTGTGGGTACTGAGCTATATGCAGGCAACAATGAAAACAGATGATCAAGGGAAGAACGATGTTACACTTTCGCAATGGAAGCCAATTAAGACATTTAAAACGAAGGAAGAAGCTGAAAAAGATTTAGCGGAGTTAAAAATAGAAATTAAGACGGATGTGAAATTAGTAGGGGTTTACAAAACGGAGCAGGATGGAAAATTTCGCTATTTCGCGGTAGCTGATCTACCAACAGGACAGAAAGTGAAGCAGCCCATTCCAGAGGAACGTTATATAAGCTTTAAAAACAAGAAGGAAGTACAGGTTATTCTAGAGGAAGTACACGATTACAGTAATTTTGATCAAGCTATGGCGAAATTTCGGGGGTGGGCAGAATGA
- a CDS encoding bifunctional UDP-sugar hydrolase/5'-nucleotidase translates to MSEPLQRLVILHTNDIHSHFEQMPKISAYFDRVRRLWPADQVLTLDIGDHMDRMRPETEGTNASANLEIMNVTGYEAMVMGNNEGLTFTPELLRTVVKEHAKFPIIGSNIIEVATNKTPDWMLPTLTIEKSGLTIGIIGVTAAYQAYYELLGWHVTDPLEAVKAYARLLRPRVDIIVVMSHLGLRSDQRMAEELEGIDIILGGHTHHVLEEPLLLSGTYICAAGKFGQYAGHIELAYDPAQRRIVELQGRVVPMTDASEEDSSVTELLEHYRIASAAALNAEVAQLREPLRLDWYGESPLGNLLAAGIRRWTSAEIGLVNSGQLLQGLKEGRLTRGRLLEICPGPINPCRLLLSGADLMQALEESLLGEFMEKPIRGFGFRGEVLGVLCVDGLTVMTDSTRAPYERIIAVNVGDEPLDLSRDYVVGTIDMFTFGSGYLSLGRGKQVTYMLPEFIRDVLAFELRDEDAIVSSHFLRFTDRRPNANNE, encoded by the coding sequence GTGTCTGAGCCCTTGCAACGACTCGTTATATTACATACGAATGACATTCATAGTCATTTTGAACAGATGCCCAAAATTAGCGCGTACTTTGATCGTGTGCGTCGACTGTGGCCGGCTGATCAGGTGTTGACACTTGATATTGGCGATCATATGGACCGGATGCGCCCTGAAACGGAAGGCACGAATGCTTCTGCCAACTTGGAAATTATGAACGTGACCGGCTATGAAGCGATGGTCATGGGTAATAATGAAGGGCTGACGTTCACACCGGAATTGTTAAGAACGGTTGTGAAGGAGCATGCCAAATTCCCAATTATCGGCAGCAATATTATAGAAGTGGCGACGAATAAGACGCCGGATTGGATGCTTCCTACACTTACGATTGAGAAATCGGGTCTCACCATTGGAATCATCGGGGTAACAGCGGCTTATCAAGCGTACTATGAACTGCTTGGATGGCATGTAACGGACCCACTCGAAGCTGTAAAGGCCTATGCTAGGCTTCTTCGCCCAAGGGTGGATATCATTGTTGTCATGTCCCACTTGGGATTGCGTTCGGATCAACGTATGGCTGAGGAGCTGGAAGGCATCGATATCATCCTCGGCGGCCATACGCATCATGTACTGGAGGAGCCGCTCCTGCTCAGCGGCACCTATATTTGCGCGGCCGGCAAGTTCGGTCAGTATGCCGGCCATATTGAACTTGCCTACGATCCGGCGCAGCGCCGGATCGTGGAGCTCCAAGGCCGCGTCGTCCCTATGACGGACGCAAGTGAAGAAGACAGCAGCGTTACCGAGCTGCTGGAGCACTACCGCATCGCCAGCGCAGCGGCGCTGAATGCGGAGGTGGCGCAGCTGCGGGAACCGCTGCGCCTCGATTGGTACGGCGAATCCCCGCTCGGCAACTTGCTTGCCGCAGGGATTCGCCGCTGGACCAGCGCCGAAATCGGGCTGGTCAATAGCGGCCAGCTCCTTCAGGGACTGAAGGAGGGGCGCCTGACACGCGGCAGATTGCTGGAAATCTGCCCAGGTCCGATCAACCCCTGCCGGCTGCTGCTCAGCGGGGCGGACCTGATGCAAGCACTCGAAGAGTCGCTGCTTGGCGAGTTCATGGAGAAGCCGATTCGCGGCTTCGGCTTCCGTGGCGAGGTGCTGGGCGTGCTGTGTGTCGACGGATTGACCGTCATGACCGACAGCACACGTGCACCTTACGAACGCATCATCGCGGTGAACGTGGGCGATGAGCCTTTAGACCTTAGTCGTGACTATGTCGTTGGCACGATCGACATGTTTACTTTCGGCTCAGGTTATTTATCGCTCGGTCGCGGCAAACAGGTGACGTATATGCTGCCTGAATTTATCCGTGATGTACTAGCTTTTGAGCTTCGCGACGAAGACGCGATAGTAAGCAGTCATTTCCTAAGATTTACGGATAGAAGACCTAATGCAAATAACGAATAA
- a CDS encoding ThiF family adenylyltransferase → MDTHLRRDQNEDVDTRYSRQVLFSPIGKEGQRKLGGSRVAIVGMGALGTVLANHMVRAGVGYVRLIDRDFVDTSNLQRQMLYDEEDAASTTPKAIAAAKRLQLVNSQVTIEPHVTDLNSLNAVKLLSDVDLILDGTDNFSVRFLINDVSIKLGIPWIYGGAVASRGVSLTILPGQTPCLRCLFTQAPAAGTTETCDTAGVIGGIIHVVASFQATEALKLLVGANEQLNLRMQQWDLWFNQNSAISVAGALKSDCPACAMKQFDYLEVGVESDTIQSLCGRNSVQIHPVIPSDKPLEYWEERLKPLGPVEKNRFLLKFEAAPDLHMIIFPDGRVLIQGTEDLIQAKSLYSRYIGM, encoded by the coding sequence TTGGACACTCATTTACGTAGAGATCAGAATGAAGACGTTGATACGCGCTATTCCAGACAAGTCCTGTTTTCCCCCATTGGTAAAGAAGGACAGCGCAAACTCGGAGGAAGTCGAGTTGCTATCGTAGGAATGGGTGCTCTAGGCACCGTTCTTGCCAACCATATGGTTCGTGCAGGGGTCGGTTATGTACGACTGATTGATCGTGATTTTGTCGATACTAGCAACTTACAACGACAAATGCTCTACGATGAAGAAGATGCAGCTTCCACCACACCCAAAGCGATTGCAGCAGCAAAACGGTTACAACTCGTAAATTCGCAGGTAACGATTGAGCCTCATGTAACCGATCTGAATTCCTTGAATGCTGTAAAGTTATTAAGCGATGTAGATTTAATTCTTGATGGAACCGATAACTTTTCGGTTCGCTTCCTGATTAACGATGTAAGTATCAAACTAGGGATTCCTTGGATTTATGGAGGTGCTGTCGCCTCTAGAGGAGTCTCTTTGACGATCCTTCCGGGACAAACACCATGCCTTCGCTGCCTTTTCACACAAGCTCCCGCCGCAGGCACGACTGAAACCTGTGATACTGCTGGCGTTATTGGCGGAATCATTCATGTTGTAGCTTCCTTTCAAGCAACGGAAGCTCTTAAATTGCTTGTTGGCGCGAACGAACAGCTTAATCTTAGAATGCAGCAATGGGACTTATGGTTCAATCAGAATTCAGCGATTAGTGTCGCAGGTGCGCTTAAATCAGACTGTCCCGCCTGCGCAATGAAGCAGTTCGATTACTTAGAAGTCGGTGTGGAAAGTGACACGATTCAATCCTTATGCGGTCGTAATTCCGTCCAGATTCATCCGGTAATTCCTTCCGACAAACCCCTTGAATATTGGGAAGAACGATTAAAACCACTTGGACCGGTAGAGAAAAATCGCTTCCTTTTAAAGTTCGAAGCAGCCCCGGATTTGCACATGATCATCTTTCCAGATGGCCGTGTCCTTATCCAAGGAACCGAAGATTTAATTCAGGCTAAAAGTCTTTACAGCCGATATATTGGGATGTAG
- the yfkAB gene encoding radical SAM/CxCxxxxC motif protein YfkAB, which translates to MNMNGTSSILPELTPAYDPWDPIRSYRKYGKHVLTSIELTITNLCNMRCEHCAVGDSLTMSEGPRIPLPIILKQLDQVEHLETISLTGGEPSYHIKIVKDYMLPILKYARERGIRTQINSNLTLDLARYELLAPYLDVMHISFNYLNADDFHQVGFVNSGHPVGHDTAARMYERMVENTIALSKGGLYVSAESMINTRTHEKLPQIHKLIDEMGCKRHEIHPMYASSFASHLPMVSLDELRSSIHRLLDSRNRDMWMLFGTLPFFACNDLQEDRILVKRLREEPNVTVRNDPDGRNRLNVSTFTGEVFVTDFANEPPLGNIHDDQLDTIFARWENNPLNQRVNCFCSSASCCGPNLLVADSYYRSVDFKSRKAII; encoded by the coding sequence ATGAATATGAATGGAACAAGCTCCATCCTACCGGAGCTAACCCCCGCTTACGATCCATGGGACCCTATTCGGTCTTATCGCAAATACGGGAAACACGTACTAACAAGTATAGAGCTTACAATAACGAATTTGTGCAATATGCGATGTGAGCATTGCGCAGTTGGGGATTCGTTAACCATGTCGGAAGGACCACGTATTCCCTTGCCGATCATTTTGAAGCAGCTGGACCAGGTTGAGCATTTAGAAACGATCAGCTTAACCGGTGGAGAGCCTTCCTATCACATCAAGATCGTCAAAGACTATATGCTGCCAATCCTTAAATATGCACGGGAGCGCGGTATTCGTACGCAAATCAATTCCAATTTAACGCTTGACTTAGCCAGGTATGAACTTCTCGCTCCTTATCTGGATGTCATGCATATTTCTTTCAATTACTTGAATGCTGACGATTTCCATCAAGTCGGCTTTGTGAATAGTGGACATCCTGTTGGTCATGATACCGCGGCGCGCATGTATGAACGCATGGTTGAAAATACAATTGCGCTTAGCAAAGGTGGACTTTATGTTTCAGCGGAATCGATGATTAATACACGCACGCATGAGAAATTACCTCAGATTCATAAGCTGATTGATGAAATGGGCTGCAAGCGCCATGAAATTCATCCGATGTATGCCAGTTCCTTTGCTTCTCATCTTCCTATGGTATCACTGGACGAGTTAAGATCGAGCATTCATCGGTTGTTAGACAGCCGGAATCGTGACATGTGGATGCTGTTTGGCACACTGCCATTCTTTGCTTGCAACGATCTTCAAGAGGACAGAATATTGGTTAAAAGGCTTCGCGAGGAGCCGAATGTAACCGTGCGTAATGATCCGGATGGGCGCAATCGGTTGAATGTGAGCACTTTTACAGGAGAAGTGTTCGTCACGGATTTTGCAAATGAACCACCTCTAGGTAATATCCATGATGATCAGTTAGATACCATTTTTGCCCGTTGGGAGAATAATCCGCTGAATCAGCGTGTAAACTGCTTCTGCAGCAGCGCTTCTTGTTGTGGCCCTAACCTGCTGGTAGCTGATTCGTATTACCGTTCTGTTGATTTCAAAAGCCGCAAAGCTATCATCTAA
- a CDS encoding HD-GYP domain-containing protein yields MLLMPINMCHPGMRLAKNIYNDDGMVLLAVNVELSQRLIDRLFTYGIDYIYIQDSRTNDIIQEDIIQDETRTKAVLEIRNTFKKVMEDSNKRGAVSYYDIGRNFKDVMKMIIDDLSAHQGAMVMLNNMNVKDNYLFQHSVNVSIYAIMLGISYGYSRENLETLGLGALLHDIGKTKVPLGILRKPSQLTEQEFTEMKNHTTYGFNILKDEPNIPLLSAHCALQHHERINGSGYPRRIQGTEINEFAKWIGLVDSYDAMTTTRVYRRPLLPHEAMEQLFAGSGTMYDQSQIALFRDKIAIYPLGITVRLNTGEFGIVSKLNVTVPHRPIVRVLEDQSGQVLKEPYEIDLSTKLSTLISEIGEIKVGEFDPESMPTIF; encoded by the coding sequence ATGCTGTTAATGCCGATCAACATGTGTCACCCTGGAATGAGGTTGGCCAAGAATATTTACAACGACGATGGTATGGTCCTGCTGGCCGTTAATGTTGAGCTTTCTCAGAGACTCATTGATCGACTTTTTACATACGGAATCGACTACATATATATTCAAGATTCTCGGACCAATGACATCATTCAAGAGGATATTATTCAAGATGAAACGAGAACGAAAGCTGTTCTCGAAATCCGCAATACCTTTAAGAAGGTCATGGAAGATTCAAACAAACGCGGTGCCGTTAGTTATTATGACATCGGTCGTAATTTCAAAGATGTGATGAAAATGATTATTGACGATCTAAGCGCTCATCAAGGGGCTATGGTTATGCTCAATAATATGAATGTGAAAGATAATTATTTATTTCAGCATTCTGTGAATGTAAGTATTTATGCCATCATGCTGGGAATTAGCTATGGGTACAGTCGTGAGAACCTTGAAACACTCGGATTGGGAGCTTTGCTTCACGATATTGGTAAGACGAAAGTACCGCTTGGTATTCTTCGCAAGCCTTCGCAATTGACCGAACAAGAGTTTACTGAGATGAAGAATCATACGACATACGGTTTTAACATTTTGAAAGACGAACCAAACATTCCTCTTCTGTCGGCGCATTGTGCTCTTCAGCACCATGAGCGAATTAACGGAAGCGGTTATCCGCGTAGGATTCAAGGTACAGAAATTAATGAATTTGCCAAATGGATTGGTTTAGTCGATTCTTATGATGCTATGACCACTACAAGAGTATATAGAAGACCTTTACTGCCGCATGAAGCTATGGAACAATTGTTCGCGGGCTCTGGCACGATGTATGATCAAAGTCAGATTGCCTTATTTCGTGATAAAATCGCGATTTACCCCTTAGGCATAACCGTTCGATTGAATACCGGGGAGTTTGGCATTGTTTCTAAGTTAAACGTAACCGTGCCACACAGGCCGATCGTTCGTGTGCTGGAGGATCAATCCGGTCAAGTGCTCAAAGAACCGTATGAAATTGACCTGTCAACGAAGCTTTCTACATTAATTTCAGAAATTGGGGAAATTAAAGTAGGCGAATTTGATCCAGAAAGTATGCCGACCATATTTTAA